The Capsicum annuum cultivar UCD-10X-F1 chromosome 3, UCD10Xv1.1, whole genome shotgun sequence genomic sequence CTAACTAGTCTTTTTNNNNNNNNNNNNNNNNNNNNNNNNNNNNNNNNNNNNNNNNNNNNNNNNNNNNNNNNNNNNNNNNNNNNNNNNNNNNNNNNNNNNNNNNNNNNNNNNNNNNNNNNNNNNNNNNNNNNNNNNNNNNNNNNNNNNNNNNNNNNNNNNNNNNNNNNNNNNNNNNNNNNNNNNNNNNNNNNNNNNNNNNNNNNNNNNNNNNNNNNNNNNNNNNNNNNNNNNNNNNNNNNNNNNNNNNNNNNNNNNNNNNNNNNNNNNNNNNNNNNNNNNNNNNNNNNNNNNNNNNNNNNNNNNNNNNNNNNNNNNNNNNNNNNNNNNNNNNNNNNNNNNNNNNNNNNNNNNNNNNNNNNNNNNNNNNNNNNNNNNNNNNNNNNNNNNNNNNNNNNNNNNNNNNNNNNNNNNNNNNNNNNNNNNNNNNNNNNNNNNNNNNNNNNNNNNNNNNNNNNNNNNNNNNNNNNNNNNNNNNNNNNNNNNNNNNNNNNNNNNNNNNNNNNNNNNNNNNNNNNNNNNNNNNNNNNNNNNNNNNNNNNNNNNNNNNNNNNNNNNNNNNNNNNNNNNNNNNNNNNNNNNNNNNNNNNNNNNNNNNNNNNNNNNNNNNNNNNNNNNNNNNNNNNNNNNNNNNNNNNNNNNNNNNNNNNNNNNNNNNNNNNNNNNNNNNNNNNNNNNNNNNNNNNNNNNNNNNNNNNNNNNNNNNNNNNNNNNNNNNNNNNNNNNNNNNNNNNNNNNNNNNNNNNNNNNNNNNNNNNNNNNNNNNNNNNNNNNNNNNNNNNNNNNNNNNNNNNNNNNNNNNNNNNNNNNNNNNNNNNNNNNNNNNNNNNNNNNNNNNNNNNNNNNNNNNNNNNNNNNNNNNNNNNNNNNNNNNNNNNNNNNNNNNNNNNNNNNNNNNNNNNNNNNNNNNNNNNNNNNNNNNNNNNNNNNNNNNNNNNNNNNNNNNNNNNNNNNNNNNNNNNNNNNNNNNNNNNNNNNNNNNNNNNNNNNNNNNNNNNNNNNNNNNNNNNNNNNNNNNNNNNNNNNNNNNNNNNNNNNNNNNNNNNNNNNNNNNNNNNNNNNNNNNNNNNNNNNNNNNNNNNNNNNNNNNNNNNNNNNNNNNNNNNNNNNNNNNNNNNNNNNNNNNNNNNNNNNNNNNNNNNNNNNNNNNNNNNNNNNNNNNNNNNNNNNNNNNNNNNNNNNNNNNNNNNNNNNNNNNNNNNNNNNNNNNNNNNNNNNNNNNNNNNNNNNNNNNNNNNNNNNNNNNNNNNNNNNNNNNNNNNNNNNNNNNNNNNNNNNNNNNNNNNNNNNNNNNNNNNNNNNNNNNNNNNNNNNNNNNNNNNNNNNNNNNNNNNNNNNNNNNNNNNNNNNNNNNNNNNNNNNNNNNNNNNNNNNNNNNNNNNNNNNNNNNNNNNNNNNNNNNNNNNNNNNNNNNNNNNNNNNNNNNNNNNNNNNNNNNNNNNNNNNNNNNNNNNNNNNNNNNNNNNNNNNNNNNNNNNNNNNNNNNNNNNNNNNNNNNNNNNNNNNNNNNNNNNNNNNNNNNNNNNNNNNNNNNNNNNNNNNNNNNNNNNNNNNNNNNNNNNNNNNNNNNNNNNNNNNNNNNNNNNNNNNNNNNNNNNNNNNNNNNNNNNNNNNNNNNNNNNNNNNNNNNNNNNNNNNNNNNNNNNNNNNNNNNNNNNNNNNNNNNNNNNNNNNNNNNNNNNNNNNNNNNNNNNNNNNNNNNNNNNNNNNNNNNNNNNNNNNNNNNNNNNNNNNNNNNNNNNNNNNNNNNNNNNNNNNNNNNNNNNNNNNNNNNNNNNNNNNNNNNNNNNNNNNNNNNNNNNNNNNNNNNNNNNNNNNNNNNNNNNNNNNNNNNNNNNNNNNNNNNNNNNNNNNNNNNNNNNNNNNNNNNNNNNNNNNNNNNNNNNNNNNNNNNNNNNNNNNNNNNNNNNNNNNNNNNNNNNNNNNNNNNNNNNNNNNNNNNNNNNNNNNNNNNNNNNNNNNNNNNNNNNNNNNNNNNNNNNNNNNNNNNNNNNNNNNNNNNNNNNNNNNNNNNNNNNNNNNNNNNNNNNNNNNNNNNNNNNNNNNNNNNNNNNNNNNNNNNNNNNNNNNNNNNNNNNNNNNNNNNNNNNNNNNNNNNNNNNNNNNNNNNNNNNNNNNNNNNNNNNNNNNNNNNNNNNNNNNNNNNNNNNNNNNNNNNNNNNNNNNNNNNNNNNNNNNNNNNNNNNNNNNNNNNNNNNNNNNNNNNNNNNNNNNNNNNNNNNNNNNNNNNNNNNNNNNNNNNNNNNNNNNNNNNNNNNNNNNNNNNNNNNNNNNNNNNNNNNNNNNNNNNNNNNNNNNNNNNNNNNNNNNNNNNNNNNNNNNNNNNNNNNNNNNNNNNNNNNNNNNNNNNNNNNNNNNNNNNNNNNNNNNNNNNNNNNNNNNNNNNNNNNNNNNNNNNNNNNNNNNNNNNNNNNNNNNNNNNNNNNNNNNNNNNNNNNNNNNNNNNNNNNNNNNNNNNNNNNNNNNNNNNNNNNNNNNNNNNNNNNNNNNNNNNNNNNNNNNNNNNNNNNNNNNNNNNNNNNNNNNNNNNNNNNNNNNNNNNNNNNNNNNNNNNNNNNNNNNNNNNNNNNNNNNNNNNNNNNNNNNNNNNNNNNNNNNNNNNNNNNNNNNNNNNNNNNNNNNNNNNNNNNNNNNNNNNNNNNNNNNNNNNNNNNNNNNNNNNNNNNNNNNNNNNNNNNNNNNNNNNNNNNNNNNNNNNNNNNNNNNNNNNNNNNNNNNNNNNNNNNNNNNNNNNNNNNNNNNNNNNNNNNNNNNNNNNNNNNNNNNNNNNNNNNNNNNNNNNNNNNNNNNNNNNNNNNNNNNNNNNNNNNNNNNNNNNNNNNNNNNNNNNNNNNNNNNNNNNNNNNNNNNNNNNNNNNNNNNNNNNNNNNNNNNNNNNNNNNNNNNNNNNNNNNNNNNNNNNNNNNNNNNNNNNNNNNNNNNNNNNNNNNNNNNNNNNNNNNNNNNNNNNNNNNNNNNNNNNNNNNNNNNNNNNNNNNNNNNNNNNNNNNNNNNNNNNNNNNNNNNNNNNNNNNNNNNGCACACCAATGTTTGTCCTTTGATACATTCCATGGCTTTCAAGTGGTCTGGTTTTAGTCCAAGAGCTTCTGATAGTAAGTCAAGAAGAGTTTCTCCAAGTTTTCTGATATGATTCATGAACTTAAGAAATTCTTTCCTGGAAATCAGGAAAATATCTGACATTACTAAGTTACAAAATTTAATAAAGATCTAAGATAATCTAATCTAACATGATGAGATAATTGTGGCCATTACCAAAAGAGACAAGAAAAACTGCAATTGCTCTGATCTTTAGGGGGAAAACAACGAATTTCAACTTTATATGGGCATGTTATACTAATCCAAAAACTTATACCATCATCCTGATTAGTATACTAGTAATTATAGTTAGACGTCATGAACACCGTGCAGCCATCAAACAGGAATTATAAAGAAttgtgattcaagtgcagaagaaTAGATAAATGACCTGCAAACTTCCGGTATTTCTTCAGGTTCAATATGGCCAGTAACTATCATAGAAATGTTCAACGTATCCCTCCAATTTACGGTCTTTGAATTGTATAGATGAAGATCAGTCTCATATCTAACTCTTCTATTTTTTCGATCACGTGAATAGTAGTCTTTCTTTAACTCAACATCTTGTTCATGAAATTTACGAGTCCCATCAATCATTCCCTCCAAAACACTTGAGGGAACCCCATGATTTATCAGTTGGAAAAATCCCCACTTCTCTGATGCTTCCCTTATTTCATCAACAACTTCCTTACGTCGATCTTCAACTTCTATGCCACTAAGATCCACCACGGGAACCTGTAGAGTTGATTCGCCTCGATTCAACTCTTCAGCAAGTTCATCAGGTGGCCTAATGA encodes the following:
- the LOC107866608 gene encoding deacetoxyvindoline 4-hydroxylase (The sequence of the model RefSeq protein was modified relative to this genomic sequence to represent the inferred CDS: added 202 bases not found in genome assembly) → MSSTKESRTELPTDYDRLEELKAFDHTKTGVKALVDEGIVEIPRIFIRPPDELAEELNRGESTLQVPVVDLSGIEVEDRRKEVVDEIREASEKWGFFQLINHGVPSSVLEGMIDGTRKFHEQDVELKKDYYSRDRKNRRVRYETDLHLYNSKTVNWRDTLNISMIVTGHIEPEEIPEVCRKEFLKFMNHIRKLGETLLDLLSEALGLKPDHLKAMECIKGQTLVCHYYPACPRPELTLGTDKHTDPDFLTILVQDQSGGLQVVHNNQWVNVEPIERGLVVNVGDFLQILSND